The Bifidobacteriaceae bacterium genome segment TGGCGTCGCTCGGCTCAATCGCGGCGTCGATCTGGTAGGTCTCGCCTGGTTTCAAGTCGACGCTGTCCGTCGGCAGGTTGACGGACTGGACCAGCCGGTGGGCGTCGATCTCGATCTCCTGCGCGATGTCGCCGCTGACCACCTTGATGGTCGCGGCGCCTGTCTCATGGGCGGTTATGGCGCCGTCGGCGCTGACTGAGACGATCGCCTCGTCGCTGGACTCGAAACCTATCGGATAGGTCGATTCGGCCGGTTCCAGGACGGGCTCCAGTTCGTAAACCTCGTCAATGTCAAGGATCAAGTCGTCCGGCAGCCCGGTGATCGCGGTGGGCGGCTCCGACACGATGAACGAATAGGTCTTCTTGACGTGGCGCTGCGAAGATTCGACGGTCAGTTTCGCCTCCCCGGCCTTGACGCCCTCGATGGTCGTCTTGCCGTCTTTCTCGCTCACCCGCAGCACGCTCGGCCGGTTCGAGGTCAAGCTCAGCTTGTCCAAGAGCAGGGTCTTCGGATCGCTGAGCAAGCTCACACCGGCCTTTTGGCCGGGCGCGATCGCGAGCAGGTCGCCAACCGACGCGAGTTTGCCGAAATCAGCGCCGACCGACTTCGCGGTCATGGCGTTCAGGCCGAATCCGGCGCCGGCGCCAAGGACCAAGGCGATCGCCGCCGCCAGGATGATGGTCAGCGTCTTGGGCCGGTATCCCTTCTTACTGGGTCGGGCGAGTTCCTGGGTGGCCCCAAGCGCACCGCCGGCCGTCGCCCCAGCGACCGTCTCTCCGCACACGCCGCATTGAGCGGCGCCGGGCACCAATTGCGAACCACACTTATCACAGAACATGACCGCTGCTCCCCTTCCGTACAACGCTGTTGGCCAGCTGCGTTGCCAGCCTATTGGCCTGGACTGACCAGACGGTCTGCTCCGCGCAGACAATTCGACCCGATCCGCCGACGGCTGATTTCCGTCCCCCGGCTTCCGCCAGCCCCGCTCCAACCTTTCGCGAAGTCTCGCCCGCGGCCGCCGGTGTCCATGCCTCCCCCAACATAGGACCCCGGCCGCCCTTGGTGCAACGGGCCGTTAATCGTCCGCACTGGTCCCCTGCCCATTCCCGTGGGAAAAGGCACCGTCCGCCATTTCCGGCGGCCCTGGGGCCAACCGCCCAATACGCGCACGGGGAGTCCCCGCCCGTTCCCGTGGAAATAAGTACCGTCCCCATTTCCGGCAGCCCTGGGGCCGACGGGCCGGTACGCGCCCGCGCGGGTCCGCCGCCCGTGCCCGGGGACCTAGGTACCGTCCCCATTTCGGAGCGCTTCGGCGGACGCGTACAGGCACAAGGTCGCGGCCATGGCGACGTTCAGCGACTCGGCCCGCCCGTAAATCTCGATCCGAACCGATTGGTCTGCGGCCGCCCGCGCCGCCGCGCTCAAGCCCCGCGCCTCGTTTCCAAAGAGCCAGGCGGTGGGCTGGCCCAACGCCGCCCGGTCCAATGCCTCCTCGCCCGCGCCGTCCGCCGCCAGAATCGCCAACCCGGCTGGCCTCAACTGCTGAACCGCCTCTTCGACGGAGGCGGCCTGCGCCACCGGCACATGAAAATAGGAGCCCGCCGAGGCCCGGATCACTTTGGGGGCCGCCGGATCAACCGACTGGTCGGCGAAGACCACCAGGTCCGCCCCGGCCGCGTCGGCCGCGCGGATCACGGTGCCCGCGTTCCCCGGGTCCCTGAGCTGCTCAAGCACCGCCACCAGTTGCGGCGCCGACTGCCCGCCCGGCGGATCCGGGTCCACTGCGCCGCCAAGGCCCGGCTCGGGCAACCCGCAGCCAGCCGGATTCAGGCCCCGCCGACCCGCACCGCCCAGACCGGCGTCTGACTCTGGCGCCTCCCGGCCTGCCACGGCGCTGGACACCGTCCAGCCCGCCCAAGGGTCGCGGGCGCGAGCCGCCACCCCTTGCGCGTCGGGTGAGATCGCCCGCACGTATTCGGCGGACGCCTCATGCGGGTGCCCGCCCGAGGCGAGCGTGGCGGCGATGATCTCGGGATGCCGCCCGGCGGCATCGGCGGTCAGGTAAACGTCCAAGACCAAGCCGGCCAAGGCGGCCTCGCGGCACGCCTGCGGACCTTCGACCAGCAACTCGCCGGTCTCCAGACGCGCCGAACGCCTGGCCAGACGGCGGACCCGCTTGACCCTCTCAGAGGCCACGTTGGTCAGCACGTCAGCGCCAGGCGTTCGGGACTGGCGAATTCGCGGTCAGGCCGCGGCCGGCGCGTTCACGTCCGCCGGCAACGCCTCCTTGGCCTGCGCCACCAACTGGGCGAAGGTGTCCGGGTCGGTGACCGCGATCTCCGCCAGCATGCGGCGGTCCACTTCGATCTGCGCCAAGTGCAGACCCTGAATGAAGCGGTTGTAGGTCATGCCATTTGCCCTGGCGGCGGCGTTGATCCGCTGAATCCACAGGCGCCGGAAGTCGCCCTTGCGGGCCTTGCGGTCCCGGTAGGCGTAGTTGCCGGAATGCTGAACCTGCTCTTTGGCCTTGCGGTATAGCCGCGAGCGCTGCCCGCGGTAACCAGACGCCTTCTCGAGGACGGACCGGCGCTTCTTGCGCGCGTTGACGGACCTCTTTACACGTGCCATTTCCTTAGCTCCTCTACCCTCTAGCCCTCAGCGGCCCAGCAGTCGTCTGACGTTCTTGCGGTCGGCCTTCGCCAGGACCTTGTCCTCGGACAGGCGGCGCGTGCGGCGCGACGACTTCGATTCGAAGTTGTGCCGCATGCCCGGCTGTTCGTGCATGATCTTGCCGGTTCCGGTGATCCGGAAGCGCTTCTTCGCACCTGAGTGCGTCTTGTTCTTCGGCATGGCCTTAGCTTTCCTTGGTCGTTTCTTCTGCTGATCGCGTCCGTCCCGAGTGGGTCGAACGTTGTCTTGACGGTCGCGCCTTGGCCGATCCGGGACCTGGCCGCGCGGCGGCCGCTTTGACGCTGTTGGCGGCCGCTTCGGCCGTTGGGTTGGCGGCGCCCGGCTGCGGGCGGGGCGTGGGCTTCGCGCCGGGCCTGGGGGCCGGCGCTGGTCTGGGCACGGGACTCGGGCTCGGCCCCGCCGGTTTCGGAGCCGCTTTGGGCGCTGGTTCGGCCGGCCTCGGGGGTGCTTGGCCAGCCTGTTCGGCCGGTTTCGGCGCCGCACTGGGAGGCGTTTCGGCCCGCGCCGCCGGCGCTCCGGAGGCGGCTGGCGGCGCTGCGGGAGAAGGGCTCGGGCGGGAGGAGGCCGTGCTGGTGCGGGCGGAGGCCGTGCTCGGGCGGGCCGGGGCCTCGGCGTCCGCGCCGCCCACGGCTGCGGCGTCACGACCCTTGTCGGTTTCTGGCGCGTCCGCTTCCGCAGTTGGCGCGCCGCCGGCGGCGGCGCGCACGGCATTGTCTTCGTCTTCGGCCTGCTCCGGCGCGGCCGCGCCCGTGACGCTGGCCGCCGAGGCGGCCGGCTGGGCGGATGTGGCCGGAGCCGGAGCGGCGGCGGCAGCAGTGCCGGTGGTGTCGGCAGTGCCGACGACGTCAGAGGCTGAGGTGCTGACACTGGCGGCGGGCGCGGGGGCGCTCGGCGCGCTCTGAGCGGGCTCCGGAGCCGATTCGACTTCCTCGTCTTGGCCGGGCGCGGCGGTTGACGGCTGGGCCGAAGCCTCCGGACCGCCGTCGCGGGTCCGCTTGCGGGTCTGCGCGCGGGCGGCCTTCTTTTTGACCGGCGCGAGCACCATGACCATGTTGCGGCCGTCTTGACGGGGAGCCGACTCGACGGTCGCCAGTTCGGAAACCTCTTCGGCCAGCCGTTGCAGCAACCGCATGCCCAATTCCGGGCGCGATTGCTCGCGGCCGCGGAACATGATCATCACCTTGACCTTGTCGCCCTGGTTGAGGAAGCGCTCGACGTGCCCCTTCTTGGTCCCATAGTCATGCGGATCGATCTTGAGGCGGAAGCGAATCTCTTTCAACACCGTGTTGGCTTGATTGCGCCGCGCGTCGCGGGCCTTCTGAGCCGACTCGTACTTGAACTTGCCGTAATCCATGAGCTTGGCGACGGGCGGCCGCGCGTCCGGGGCGACTTCGACCAGGTCGAGGTCGGCCTCAGCCGCGAGGCGCAAGGCCACGTCAATCTTGACGATCCCGACCTGCTCCCCGCCGGGGCCCACAAGGCGCACTTCGGGCACCCGGATTCGGTCATTGACTCGAGGTTCGCTAATAATCTGCTCCTTTGGCGCGTGGTTCGTTGGCGCGCGCGGAGGCAGTAACCTCGTTCAACCCAGCCCCCTGTTGGCAAGGGCCTAGCGGCCCGTGGGTGCTCGGGTGGGAAGCCAGCGGCCTCCGCTTACGCCCCGCCCGCCTGGGCGCAGCCCAAGCCGACGGTCGGTCCCGGCCATAGTACCAGCTTGATTCCCGGCCACGCCGCCCCCGTCGGCAGCCGAAGTGCGAGCGAAACAACGATCCTGATCCACCGCTGGATCAGGAAGAGCCCGAAGGTTGCATCCGGGGCCGGAAACCGGGCCCAACCCCGCCCAAGCGCAACCCAGACCACGATCCTGATCCACCAGCGGATCACGAAGAGCCCCAAAGTCGCACTCGGTGTCGCCAGCGGGGCCGGCGGCTTGAGGCCGATCAGACGTTGCCCGTGGGCGCGAAGGCGCCGAGGTCAACTCCTGCTAGGCATTCTGTTGGCCACCGTCAACACAGTCGGAATTTGATGAATTCGCACCCCTCACAATGACGGATGCGCAGATAGCGGACTTTGCAGCGAAGGGCGCGGCAGCGTCGCGGGACAAATTCTCCGCGCCTCGCCCAATCCGCGTTCGGACGCGCCTCACGAGCACGGCCCGTCTCCCGAGTGGTTCAGTAGGCTGCCGGCAGCGGCGGCGCCAATCCGCCCACCACGAAGAAGGGTCGACAATGAGCGAAACAAGGGCAGCCCGCAGCCATTCCCGCCTGCGGCCAAGGCTCGGCCGCAGGCTGGGGGACGCGTCCGCGCCCCAGGGCGGGACCGCGAGTTGGCGCGACAGTTCCGCGCAGATTCTGGCCGGCGCTGACGCCGGACGTTACCTGCACGTGAACGTCAACGATGGGCAGACTTTCGGATGGGAGCTTTGGTTCCAACCCGAATCAGGGCCACCCCGATTGCTGGCCGCTCGCCCTTCGACGGACAACGCCGTCGAGTGGCTGGCCAAGGCGGGCGTGGACGCCGAGGTCCCCGTGGCCGCTTTGGCTGTGAGCGTGCCGACTCCGCCGGCAATAGCCTCGGCGTCCCAGGACGCCTCGTTTCCGCTGGCCACCGACATGCCCAAATTGCGGGGCATGAAATGGGGCGTGAAGCGGTCGGGACGGTAGCGGCCCGCCAACCAGGCCGGCCGGACACAGGTCGCGGCGAACCATTCCGGCTGCCGACGCTGACCCGAGCGCCCAGCCACTCGGCCGGAGCGGCCGGCGGCCGGCCGGCTACTGCGCGCCAGTCACCGCCAGCGCCTCGGCCAGGGTGAACGCGCCCGCGTAGAGCGCTTTGCCGACTATGGCGCCTTCAACGCCCAGGGGGACAAGTTCCCGCAGCGCGGTCAGGTCCTCCAGGCGCGACACCCCGCCGGAGGCCACCACCGGCGCGTCGGTGCGCGCGCAGACCGCCCGCAGCAAGTCCAGATTCGGTCCCGTCATAGTGCCGTCCCGTGAGACGTCGGTGACCACATACCGCCGGCAGCCGTCCGCGTTCAATCGGTCCAGCACGGACCACAGGTTCCCGCCGTCCTCGGTCCAGCCTCGCGCCGCCAGCGTCTCGCCGCGCACGTCCAGCCCAATGGCCACGCGGTCCCCGTATTCGACCAGGATTCGGCGGGTCCACTCCGGGTCTTCCAGGGCGGCGGTCCCAATGTTGACCCGCCGCGCGCCGGTCGCCAACGCCCGAGTCAACGATTCGGAGTCGCGGATCCCGCCCGACAATTCCACCTCGACGTCCAGGGCCGCGACCACCCCGTCCAGCAGGCAGGCGTTCGAGCCTCGGCCGAACGCCGCATCCAGGTCGACCAGGTGGACCCAGGAGGCGCCGCCGCGCTGCCAATCCATGGCGGCGGCGAGCGGGTCGCCGTAAAACGTCTCGGTGCCGGCCTCGCCGCGCACCAGGCGGACGGCTTGGCCGTCCGCCACGTCAACGGCGGGAAGGAGTTCAAGCGGGGGTGTCATAGGGTCCTAATCCAGTTCTCGAGCAGGTGGGCGCCGGCGTCGCCGGACTTTTCGGGATGGAATTGCGTGGCGCAAAGGGGGCCGTTTTCGACTGCGGCCACAAAGGGGCCGCCGTGATCGGCCCAGGTCAC includes the following:
- the rplT gene encoding 50S ribosomal protein L20, with the translated sequence MARVKRSVNARKKRRSVLEKASGYRGQRSRLYRKAKEQVQHSGNYAYRDRKARKGDFRRLWIQRINAAARANGMTYNRFIQGLHLAQIEVDRRMLAEIAVTDPDTFAQLVAQAKEALPADVNAPAAA
- the priA gene encoding bifunctional 1-(5-phosphoribosyl)-5-((5-phosphoribosylamino)methylideneamino)imidazole-4-carboxamide isomerase/phosphoribosylanthranilate isomerase PriA: MTPPLELLPAVDVADGQAVRLVRGEAGTETFYGDPLAAAMDWQRGGASWVHLVDLDAAFGRGSNACLLDGVVAALDVEVELSGGIRDSESLTRALATGARRVNIGTAALEDPEWTRRILVEYGDRVAIGLDVRGETLAARGWTEDGGNLWSVLDRLNADGCRRYVVTDVSRDGTMTGPNLDLLRAVCARTDAPVVASGGVSRLEDLTALRELVPLGVEGAIVGKALYAGAFTLAEALAVTGAQ
- the rpmI gene encoding 50S ribosomal protein L35 — encoded protein: MPKNKTHSGAKKRFRITGTGKIMHEQPGMRHNFESKSSRRTRRLSEDKVLAKADRKNVRRLLGR
- a CDS encoding RNA methyltransferase, whose protein sequence is MLTNVASERVKRVRRLARRSARLETGELLVEGPQACREAALAGLVLDVYLTADAAGRHPEIIAATLASGGHPHEASAEYVRAISPDAQGVAARARDPWAGWTVSSAVAGREAPESDAGLGGAGRRGLNPAGCGLPEPGLGGAVDPDPPGGQSAPQLVAVLEQLRDPGNAGTVIRAADAAGADLVVFADQSVDPAAPKVIRASAGSYFHVPVAQAASVEEAVQQLRPAGLAILAADGAGEEALDRAALGQPTAWLFGNEARGLSAAARAAADQSVRIEIYGRAESLNVAMAATLCLYASAEALRNGDGT
- a CDS encoding Ig-like domain-containing protein, which codes for MFCDKCGSQLVPGAAQCGVCGETVAGATAGGALGATQELARPSKKGYRPKTLTIILAAAIALVLGAGAGFGLNAMTAKSVGADFGKLASVGDLLAIAPGQKAGVSLLSDPKTLLLDKLSLTSNRPSVLRVSEKDGKTTIEGVKAGEAKLTVESSQRHVKKTYSFIVSEPPTAITGLPDDLILDIDEVYELEPVLEPAESTYPIGFESSDEAIVSVSADGAITAHETGAATIKVVSGDIAQEIEIDAHRLVQSVNLPTDSVDLKPGETYQIDAAIEPSDATYQDLTYKTDDPTSALVNSTGLVTAVWDDYSNYSVDITITSKDGPESVLKVHVSNPYRAEAADGPVEMPGTTYQVTPLVFDTAVPNVAGLSISYGVGTASTSAFLNELRNGSFDVYVSGTSGGWEKIGSFTMTGGEWQDSDLTFTARTISRVAVVPSASGGSGNTWTSGLYVEGVTFEGQAPPGDT